Genomic DNA from Hymenobacter jejuensis:
AGCGTGTAGCGACTCACGCCAAAGCCGCCCAAGTCGAGTGGTACCGTGAGGGTGCGGCCCGCCGGGGAACTCAATAAAAATCGCGAAATATTGGCGGGCCCAAGCGGCGCCGGATCAACGCCCAGCCGCCGCAGGTACGGCAACACTTCATTGGAAACGTACTCACCGCAAACCTTATGAAAGGGGTAGCTGCGGCGCTCAATAACCGTCACGTGGTGGCCCCGGCCGCACAAATCGAGCGCAGCCGTAAGTCCTCCTAGTCCTCCACCAATAACGATAACGTCCAACTTTTTTTATGCGTTAAATGCGTGAGTGCGAGATGCAAAGTGATATATTTATAGAGGTTTCGTTATATTGTATTGTCCTTTGTCAAATTAGGAGCGTATTTTTGTAAACCTAATTGAGTGCCAGACGTTAACGAAGTTATTGTGGTTGTGCACTTTATCACCCCTACACGACGCTATGATGAGACTCTTACGTACTTTACTTTTAATCATCGTATTTGGTGTGGGGCCAATGCACAGTAGTTTTCCGCAAGCGAAAGCATTGTCCATTCCATCCGCAGCAAGTGCCCGGCCCGCCGAAGACAAGGCAGTGGTCGTGTACCCCAACCCCAGCACTGGAATTGTGCACATTGCCATCAACGGCTTCGAAGGCCGCAAGATGGAACTGCGAATCCTGAACGTGATAGGCTCCGTGATTTACCGCGAAACCCTCACCGAACTCAACGACCGCTACACCAAAACCCTTGACCTGAGCAAGTTCGCTACGGGTTTATATTACGTAAAGCTCGAATCGGAGAATGCCAGCGAGATGCGAAAGCTCGTTATTCGCTAGTACTCCAAAAGGGATATTTTAAACAGCGTTGCGCAAGCAAGGCTGTTTTTTTATGCGCTTGCTAATCAAAAGGTTATAAAAAAGCCGCTTTCTACACAGAAAGCGGCTTTTTTATTTCCGATAAAGGCAGATTAGCCGTTGTTCCGCACCGGAATAGGCTCAGGAGTAACCATTGCCTTGATGTTGTCGACGGTGTTGAGAGCCAATAGCGCTGTGGCTATGATGAGCCCAAAGAAAATCAGTAAAAGCATGGGAATTAGATTAAAGACGAAAGAAAACAGGCCGGAGGCCCCGCACGCATTCGTATGGCTCCGCTTGTTGTGACTTCTTATTCAACCTGAAATCAGGCCGTTGGGTTTCAGCATAATTATGGCCTTTTCAACAACTGCTCTACCACGTAGCGGGCGTCGCGCCCCGCGCCACCCATCAGGGCTGAGCTGCGGCTGTTGAGCCACGGCAAACCAAGGAAAGCCAAGCCGGGAACGGAGGCGAGGCCGCGGTAGTGTTTGGGAGAGCCTTGCGCGTCGAAGATGGGCGCTTCAATCCAATTATAATCAGGAGCATAGCCCGTAGCCCAAACCACAGCTTCCAGCGGCGGGGTGGTAGCTTGACGTCCGTGCAGCCTTGTTTCATTCGCAACGCCCAGTGCTCGCCCGATAAACTGCGCGTTCGAGAATTGCCGCAACCGCGTCAGGTCGCTGCTTACGACAGGATCGGGCCGGCTCAACATGCGTCGGCCCAAGGCTGTATGGCGCGAAACGTTCATCATGCCCGTTATCTTGAGCAGCGCCCACATCAGGTTGTTGTTGGGAAGCGTAGGGGTGTTTTCGTCGTAAGCCACAAACACCGGCCGGCCGGTTGCCGCCACATCAGCAGCAATCTGCAAGGCCGAGTTGCCGCTCCCCACTACGGCTACGGCCTCTATGCCGAGCAGTTGAGATGGTCGGCGGTACGCTTGGCTGTGGAGCTGTACCACAGTCGGCGCTAGTTCCGCGGCAAACATGGGCATGTGTGGGGCCGTGTACGCTCCGGTGCAAATGATGGCGTTTTTGCAGATATATGTCTGATTGTCAGATGTATATATTTGAAAGCCTTCACTGCTGTCTGAGGTAACTAGCAGGCGGGTAACGCGTTGGCGCAGCCGAACCGGAAGCTTAAAATGTGCGGCATACTGCTGCAAGTACTGGGCGGCTTCGGCTTTGCTGGGGTAGCGCAGCGGACTACCCGGCGGCCAGCTCAGGCCCGGCAGGTTGCTGGCCCAAGGCGGCGAAAACAATTGCAGCGCGTCGAAGCGGGTTGCCCACACGTCGCCCACTGTTTCGCGCTCGTCGAGCACGACAAACGAAACGCCGTGCTGCTGCAAATAATAGGCGGCGGCCAGCCCCGCCTGTCCGGCGCCGATGACCACGGTATGGAAAGTTTCGATAGGCATAGGAACTGTAGCACAAGCTAAAGGTTGCGCCGCAGTTTTCGGACTGCCGGAAATCTGCGCTTCAGCTTCAGCCTAGATCTCTTGTGATTTGAATACTTAAATTCGTAATCAACCGTATTACGGCTATCTTAACTTGAACCGGCCGTTGCTATTAAGTACAAATAGCAGTGCCTGCTGCTCGGTTCAGGGTTATTTCTTTTTCCGGAAGCTGCCTCTATGACGCCTACTTTTCGACGCTACTTAAGCTGGTGCTTGCTGAGCCTGCTGGCTTTTTCCTGCTCACACGACGAGTTGGTGGCACCCGGCAGTGATACTGCCACCGGCGGTAACGGAGCCGCTACCCGCGACCCCAACCTCGCCTTTGGCAACCCCAGCGGTGCCACCGCCGACGCCAGCAACTACACCAACTACCTGTTGGTCAAGCCCCAATACACGCTTAGCTACAACCGCGATCGGGGCACGCCCAATTGGGTGAGCTGGCACCTGAGCCGCGCGTGGCTAGGCAGCGCCTCGCGACAGGATGATTTTCTGGCCGACAACAGCTTGCCCGCTAACTGGTACCACGTCACGGCCGGGAGCTACGTCGGCTCGGGCTTCGACCGGGGGCACCAGTGCCCTTCGGCCGACCGCACCGGGTCGGGGGCCGACAACTCGGCCACGTTTCTGATGAGCAACATGGTGCCCCAGGCCCCGCGCAACAACCAGCAAACCTGGGCCGGGCTGGAAAACTACTGCCGCACCTTGGTCGACGCGGGCAACGAGCTCTACCTCATCTGCGGCAGCTACGGCAAAGGCGGCACCGGCTCGGCCGGCCCGCTCAGCACCCTCGACAACGGCCACGTGACCGTGCCCAAC
This window encodes:
- a CDS encoding T9SS type A sorting domain-containing protein — translated: MSIPSAASARPAEDKAVVVYPNPSTGIVHIAINGFEGRKMELRILNVIGSVIYRETLTELNDRYTKTLDLSKFATGLYYVKLESENASEMRKLVIR
- a CDS encoding flavin-containing monooxygenase, with amino-acid sequence MPIETFHTVVIGAGQAGLAAAYYLQQHGVSFVVLDERETVGDVWATRFDALQLFSPPWASNLPGLSWPPGSPLRYPSKAEAAQYLQQYAAHFKLPVRLRQRVTRLLVTSDSSEGFQIYTSDNQTYICKNAIICTGAYTAPHMPMFAAELAPTVVQLHSQAYRRPSQLLGIEAVAVVGSGNSALQIAADVAATGRPVFVAYDENTPTLPNNNLMWALLKITGMMNVSRHTALGRRMLSRPDPVVSSDLTRLRQFSNAQFIGRALGVANETRLHGRQATTPPLEAVVWATGYAPDYNWIEAPIFDAQGSPKHYRGLASVPGLAFLGLPWLNSRSSALMGGAGRDARYVVEQLLKRP
- a CDS encoding DNA/RNA non-specific endonuclease; the encoded protein is MTPTFRRYLSWCLLSLLAFSCSHDELVAPGSDTATGGNGAATRDPNLAFGNPSGATADASNYTNYLLVKPQYTLSYNRDRGTPNWVSWHLSRAWLGSASRQDDFLADNSLPANWYHVTAGSYVGSGFDRGHQCPSADRTGSGADNSATFLMSNMVPQAPRNNQQTWAGLENYCRTLVDAGNELYLICGSYGKGGTGSAGPLSTLDNGHVTVPNRLWKVIVVLPNGTDDVRRVTSDTRIIAVNTPNDNGLLSTWKSYRTTVDAIERATGYDLLSALPTAVQAVVEARVDDGPTS